One stretch of Desulfomonile tiedjei DNA includes these proteins:
- a CDS encoding cobyric acid synthase, which produces MANFKHGGRTKELAERAGLPESRLLDFSANINPLGPPEWLRAVVSSSLESVVNYPDPYCRDLKRAVASRYNAELAEVLVGNGSTELIYLIPAALQKSRVIVPVPSYSDYVSASELAGLEAIRVPLREDLNFRVDFEQIESHLTGDEIVFLGHPNNPTGAPLDVGLLRALAARHPSTVFVIDEAFVDLAHEVPSFSADRAADIIVLISLTKTFAIPGLRLGCALAEPKLVRKVEAIQQPWSVNRISQAVGCAAMADSDYVATSRTFVHEQRQSLAAQIKSIPGLKVYPGHANFLLVRIDRGDIEAHGLAAKLLERGIAIRVCDNFEGLDKRYFRVAVRTAEENSRLVESLGEALGLTSRTRRRPTRPAIMFQGTSSNAGKSVLTAALCRILLQDGYRVAPFKSQNMSLNSFVTRAGGEMGRAQVVQAQACRLEPDVRMNPILLKPNSDTGSQVIINGKPVGNMDVLEYVEYKPQAFASACEAFDSLAADFDVVVLEGAGSPAEVNLKHHDIANMKMAKYANSPVILVGDIDRGGVFGSFVGTMEVLAEWERRLVAGFLVNRFRGRADILSDALDYTERHTGRPVIGVVPFLQNLGLPEEDSVTFKSGFFDDHRPQGDHVEIAVIDLPHISNFTDFDAFRTEPDVRLRVVRSSEDLDRPDAIILPGSKNVPGDLAHLRENGLADKISSLGRSGRTEIVGVCGGFQMIGQSIADPHKIESDGQTIEGLGLLKLSTVMAIEKTLTRVRAVHLESGQQVTGYEIHHGQTRSDETRPMIRRDDGQIEGVGSPDGGRCWGTYLHGIFDADGFRRWFIDRLRVRKGLPALGKIAGRYNLEPAIDRLADAVRCNIKMDFIYKQLGL; this is translated from the coding sequence ATGGCAAATTTCAAACACGGCGGGCGCACAAAAGAATTAGCCGAACGAGCGGGTCTTCCCGAATCGCGATTGCTCGATTTTTCGGCCAATATCAACCCGCTTGGGCCGCCGGAATGGCTGCGTGCCGTGGTCAGCTCGTCGCTGGAGTCTGTGGTCAACTATCCCGATCCTTACTGCCGGGATCTGAAAAGAGCCGTGGCATCCAGATACAATGCTGAATTGGCGGAAGTGCTTGTCGGCAACGGTTCCACCGAGCTGATCTATCTTATCCCTGCGGCACTGCAGAAAAGCCGCGTTATTGTGCCGGTCCCGTCTTACTCGGATTACGTTTCCGCGTCGGAGCTTGCCGGACTCGAAGCGATCCGAGTTCCGCTCCGAGAAGACCTCAATTTCAGAGTAGATTTTGAACAGATTGAGTCCCATCTCACCGGCGATGAGATTGTCTTCCTCGGCCATCCCAACAACCCGACCGGAGCCCCTCTGGATGTAGGCCTTCTAAGGGCGTTGGCGGCACGCCACCCATCGACGGTCTTTGTAATAGACGAGGCTTTTGTGGACCTGGCACATGAAGTCCCTTCTTTTTCGGCCGATCGGGCCGCGGACATCATCGTGCTGATTTCACTGACCAAGACCTTTGCCATACCGGGCCTGCGTCTGGGGTGCGCTCTGGCTGAACCGAAACTGGTGCGCAAGGTCGAAGCAATCCAACAGCCCTGGTCGGTAAATCGGATTTCGCAGGCTGTCGGTTGCGCCGCGATGGCGGATTCCGATTACGTTGCGACTAGCCGCACCTTCGTGCATGAACAACGCCAAAGCCTGGCAGCTCAGATCAAGTCCATCCCGGGACTGAAGGTCTATCCGGGGCACGCGAATTTTCTGCTCGTACGAATCGACCGCGGTGACATTGAAGCTCATGGCCTGGCTGCCAAATTACTTGAGCGTGGTATTGCCATCCGCGTATGCGACAATTTTGAAGGGCTGGACAAGCGCTATTTCCGTGTTGCAGTGAGGACCGCAGAAGAGAATTCTCGGCTGGTGGAATCCCTCGGAGAGGCCTTGGGCTTAACAAGCCGGACTCGAAGACGGCCCACGCGGCCGGCGATAATGTTCCAGGGGACAAGCTCCAACGCGGGGAAGAGCGTCTTGACCGCGGCCCTTTGCCGGATACTTTTGCAGGACGGCTATCGCGTGGCTCCGTTCAAGTCCCAAAACATGTCGCTGAACTCTTTTGTGACACGAGCCGGCGGTGAAATGGGGCGGGCGCAGGTGGTTCAGGCCCAGGCATGCCGCCTGGAGCCGGACGTGCGCATGAATCCCATTCTGCTCAAGCCCAACAGCGACACGGGCAGCCAGGTAATAATCAATGGCAAACCTGTCGGCAATATGGACGTGCTGGAATACGTGGAATACAAGCCTCAGGCCTTTGCCTCCGCGTGTGAAGCGTTTGATTCGCTGGCCGCGGACTTTGACGTTGTGGTCCTGGAGGGCGCGGGCAGCCCTGCGGAGGTAAACCTCAAGCATCACGACATAGCGAACATGAAGATGGCCAAGTATGCAAATTCACCGGTCATCCTCGTGGGAGACATCGACCGGGGAGGGGTGTTCGGCTCATTTGTGGGCACCATGGAGGTTTTGGCTGAGTGGGAGCGTCGGCTGGTTGCAGGGTTCTTGGTGAACCGTTTTCGAGGCAGGGCTGATATCCTCTCGGATGCTTTGGACTATACGGAGCGGCATACCGGCCGGCCTGTAATAGGGGTAGTCCCGTTCCTTCAGAACCTCGGCCTGCCCGAAGAGGATTCCGTGACCTTTAAGAGCGGCTTCTTCGACGATCATCGCCCGCAGGGGGACCATGTGGAAATTGCGGTGATTGACCTGCCCCATATTTCCAACTTCACGGATTTCGACGCTTTCCGAACGGAACCGGACGTGCGGCTGCGTGTGGTGAGATCGTCTGAAGACCTTGATCGTCCTGACGCGATAATCTTGCCGGGAAGCAAAAACGTGCCCGGCGACCTCGCTCACCTCCGCGAAAATGGGCTCGCAGACAAGATTTCAAGTCTTGGCCGGAGCGGTCGGACCGAAATAGTAGGCGTTTGCGGCGGCTTCCAGATGATCGGACAAAGCATCGCGGATCCCCATAAAATAGAGTCGGATGGACAAACCATTGAGGGCCTGGGCCTTCTGAAGCTATCAACAGTAATGGCCATCGAGAAGACGCTTACGAGGGTTCGCGCGGTTCATTTGGAATCAGGCCAGCAAGTCACAGGATACGAAATCCACCACGGCCAAACCCGGTCCGACGAAACCCGGCCGATGATACGACGCGACGACGGCCAGATCGAGGGGGTCGGATCCCCGGACGGAGGCCGCTGTTGGGGAACGTATTTGCACGGAATATTCGATGCGGACGGGTTCCGGCGATGGTTCATCGACAGGCTTAGGGTCCGAAAGGGGTTACCCGCGCTGGGCAAGATCGCCGGCCGATACAATTTGGAGCCGGCCATCGACAGGTTGGCCGACGCGGTTCGCTGCAACATCAAAATGGACTTCATTTACAAGCAACTGGGGCTTTGA
- a CDS encoding cobyrinate a,c-diamide synthase produces the protein MSCPRIVIAGANSGVGKTTVSLGLVVALKKRGLKVQTFKVGPDYLDPTYLSLASERPCYNLDGWMTGNDYVQDLFARASADADIAVIEGVMGLFDGADFDSLEGSTAQIAMWLDSPVLLLVNVHGVARSLAPIVKGFAEFEPSLNIAGVISNHCGSARHGEWLAEALKFSRLPQQVGAVPRGAFSELPNRHLGLVTADTGILTPTILDSLGEAVERHLNVAAILKKAQAFAPFQHTNVTAAPQPSGRPVRIGLACDQAFHFYYLDNLEEFERNGCDLIRFSPLEDSELPRGIDGIYIGGGYPEEFAERLAQNTKMLRAFKDFGEAGKPIYAECGGLMYLAQGIETLDGKRHNLVGLFPAWTRMLDRLRSLGYVEVKFTHDSLFGKRGDKLRGHEFHYSELVGEEWQESGWTAAYNVQHRRATKAVPEGFQKGRILVSYIHMHFASKPESIRHFLGICREGVR, from the coding sequence CTGTCCTGCCCCAGAATAGTCATAGCAGGCGCGAACAGTGGTGTAGGCAAGACCACCGTATCGCTCGGCCTTGTCGTGGCCCTGAAGAAGCGCGGGCTAAAGGTTCAGACCTTTAAAGTGGGGCCGGACTATCTCGACCCGACATACCTGTCGCTGGCTTCGGAGCGGCCCTGCTACAACCTCGACGGCTGGATGACCGGCAACGACTACGTGCAAGACCTCTTTGCCAGGGCTTCCGCGGATGCCGACATTGCTGTAATTGAAGGAGTCATGGGGCTTTTCGACGGCGCTGATTTTGACAGCCTCGAAGGAAGCACAGCCCAAATCGCCATGTGGCTGGACTCCCCGGTGCTGCTGCTTGTAAACGTGCATGGTGTAGCCCGAAGTCTTGCCCCTATTGTCAAAGGTTTTGCCGAATTTGAACCGAGCTTGAATATTGCTGGTGTGATCTCGAACCACTGCGGTTCCGCGCGGCACGGAGAATGGTTGGCAGAGGCGCTGAAGTTCTCTCGGCTCCCCCAACAAGTGGGCGCGGTTCCCAGGGGCGCTTTCTCGGAGCTTCCGAATCGACATCTTGGTCTTGTCACTGCTGATACCGGGATTCTGACACCCACTATCCTGGACTCTCTGGGAGAAGCAGTCGAACGTCACTTGAACGTTGCAGCAATCCTGAAAAAAGCTCAGGCCTTCGCGCCGTTCCAGCACACAAATGTGACGGCTGCTCCGCAGCCATCAGGGAGGCCCGTCAGAATAGGCTTAGCCTGTGACCAGGCCTTTCACTTCTATTACCTGGACAACTTGGAAGAATTTGAGCGGAACGGATGCGACCTGATACGTTTTTCGCCCTTGGAGGATAGCGAATTGCCGCGGGGAATCGATGGGATATATATCGGCGGCGGATATCCTGAGGAGTTCGCTGAACGGCTCGCTCAAAACACGAAGATGCTGCGAGCTTTCAAGGACTTTGGTGAAGCGGGCAAGCCGATTTACGCAGAGTGCGGCGGGCTGATGTACTTGGCCCAAGGAATTGAAACGCTGGACGGGAAGCGCCACAATCTTGTCGGACTATTTCCCGCATGGACCAGAATGCTGGACCGGCTCAGATCGTTAGGATATGTTGAAGTGAAGTTCACGCATGACTCCCTTTTCGGAAAGCGGGGAGACAAGCTCAGGGGCCACGAATTCCACTACTCGGAGCTTGTGGGCGAGGAATGGCAAGAATCCGGTTGGACCGCCGCGTATAATGTGCAACACCGGCGGGCCACCAAGGCTGTGCCGGAGGGATTTCAGAAGGGCAGAATTCTGGTCAGCTATATTCACATGCATTTTGCATCAAAGCCTGAATCCATAAGGCATTTCTTGGGCATTTGCCGGGAAGGTGTTCGGTGA
- a CDS encoding precorrin-8X methylmutase gives MKTDNPSKPLIHGLYKRPMSGEQIEQRSFEIIDQEAPAHDFSPAQWEIVRRMIHTTADFSLAREVRFSPDAVDSGVAGLRAGAPVYVDSNMIKSGLSLARLRQVRSEYGPADIQCHVADDDVAKAARENGLPRSLFAVRKARAVLHGSIAVFGNAPVALMELNRLIMEDGIKPSLVVAMPVGFVHVVESKEELMSLDVPFIAIAGRRGGSPLAVSTLHALCSVALRQG, from the coding sequence ATGAAAACGGACAACCCCTCTAAACCGCTTATTCATGGCCTCTATAAGCGCCCCATGAGTGGAGAGCAAATAGAACAGCGCTCCTTCGAGATAATCGACCAAGAGGCGCCGGCGCATGACTTCTCTCCGGCCCAGTGGGAGATCGTGAGGCGCATGATCCACACCACCGCTGATTTTTCCCTTGCCCGAGAGGTGCGGTTTTCCCCGGATGCGGTTGATTCCGGCGTGGCTGGATTGCGAGCAGGCGCTCCTGTATATGTGGATTCCAACATGATCAAATCGGGGCTGTCTCTGGCCCGGCTGAGGCAAGTTCGCTCTGAATACGGCCCAGCCGATATTCAGTGTCATGTGGCTGATGACGATGTGGCCAAGGCGGCACGTGAGAACGGACTTCCCCGCTCCCTTTTCGCAGTGCGAAAGGCCCGGGCTGTTTTGCATGGGAGCATTGCAGTCTTCGGCAACGCTCCTGTGGCTTTGATGGAGCTGAATCGCCTCATCATGGAGGATGGCATCAAACCGTCTCTGGTCGTGGCAATGCCGGTGGGCTTTGTCCACGTGGTGGAGAGCAAGGAAGAGCTGATGTCCCTGGATGTCCCGTTCATAGCGATCGCGGGCAGACGGGGAGGGAGTCCGCTGGCTGTGAGCACCTTGCATGCGCTTTGCTCAGTGGCGTTACGCCAGGGCTGA
- the cbiE gene encoding precorrin-6y C5,15-methyltransferase (decarboxylating) subunit CbiE: MAMKITIVGCGPGSPDYLTRAAIRAVQQAELLVGAQRLLDLFPDAEAEQLPIGGDVGQALDLIAAHAEHRPVAVLVSGDPGLFSLAKRVIQRFGRESCEVIPGVSSVQAAFARLGLDWADARIISAHKENPDEALLASLRNEDKLAVLAGRQEAVEWIANLAVQLGKDRRIFVCQDLTLDNEQVLEVCADELSGLRVNSRTVVLIINGTMVK; this comes from the coding sequence GTGGCAATGAAGATCACCATAGTTGGATGCGGTCCCGGCTCCCCGGATTATCTCACCCGAGCGGCCATTCGAGCGGTCCAACAGGCTGAATTGTTGGTTGGTGCACAGAGGCTGTTGGACTTGTTTCCCGATGCTGAGGCTGAACAGCTACCTATCGGGGGCGATGTAGGCCAAGCCCTGGATTTGATTGCGGCACACGCGGAACATAGACCTGTGGCGGTCCTGGTCAGTGGGGACCCCGGACTTTTCAGCCTTGCGAAACGCGTGATACAACGCTTTGGACGTGAATCGTGCGAGGTTATTCCCGGTGTCAGCTCGGTCCAAGCCGCGTTCGCAAGATTGGGACTCGACTGGGCTGATGCGAGGATCATTAGTGCACACAAGGAGAATCCCGATGAGGCCCTGTTGGCGTCCCTGAGGAACGAGGATAAGCTCGCAGTGCTCGCCGGACGACAGGAAGCCGTGGAATGGATTGCAAATCTCGCGGTTCAGCTCGGGAAGGACCGCAGGATATTCGTTTGCCAGGACCTTACGCTGGATAACGAACAGGTGCTTGAAGTATGCGCGGACGAGCTTTCCGGGCTTAGAGTGAACTCTCGAACAGTTGTTCTAATCATTAATGGCACGATGGTCAAATGA
- the cbiD gene encoding cobalamin biosynthesis protein CbiD: protein MKRSKLRTGFTTGTCAAAAAKAATIVSEGVSAPAQVEIGLPDGSRVTLPVEASGRGSHSAWAAVRKDAGDDPDVTDGVLVKAAVSWLDQEGFVIAAGEGVGTVTKPGLALPPGEPAINPVPRRMIMDAVREVTDRGVRVAISIPGGKELADKTFNPRLGVQGGLSILGTSGVVRPFSSSALRDALKCSLSVAQACKVTAPVFVPGRIGARAAGKHFRLSPEQLVEVSNEWGFMLDQAVPYDFERLLVLGHPGKLAKLADGNWDTHSSRSRSAVGFVVSLGEKLFGQPMGERPPTVEGIFSALSEGERKFLASELARLIGEAVSERTRERFIIAVVLVNLRGEILGQHGDLETWQ from the coding sequence ATGAAACGCTCCAAGCTCCGTACAGGATTCACCACCGGAACTTGCGCCGCGGCTGCGGCCAAGGCAGCTACAATAGTTTCGGAAGGGGTGTCAGCCCCGGCACAGGTGGAGATCGGCCTTCCTGACGGTTCCAGGGTGACCCTGCCGGTCGAGGCAAGCGGCCGTGGTTCCCATTCGGCCTGGGCCGCGGTTCGTAAGGACGCGGGGGACGATCCCGACGTAACTGACGGTGTGCTGGTTAAGGCCGCAGTGTCATGGCTGGATCAGGAAGGCTTTGTCATCGCAGCAGGAGAAGGAGTAGGTACGGTCACCAAGCCCGGCCTCGCTCTGCCTCCTGGTGAACCGGCCATAAATCCTGTTCCGCGGCGGATGATCATGGACGCGGTCCGTGAGGTCACAGATCGAGGTGTACGGGTAGCAATTTCCATACCGGGCGGCAAGGAACTGGCCGACAAGACCTTCAACCCGCGGCTGGGCGTTCAGGGTGGGCTCTCCATACTGGGGACTTCCGGAGTCGTGCGGCCCTTCAGCAGTTCAGCCCTTCGGGATGCGCTGAAGTGCTCACTGAGTGTGGCGCAGGCGTGCAAAGTCACCGCGCCCGTTTTTGTGCCGGGACGCATCGGAGCGCGGGCCGCGGGAAAGCACTTTCGCCTGTCACCGGAGCAACTGGTCGAGGTGAGCAATGAATGGGGATTCATGTTGGACCAAGCAGTCCCTTACGACTTTGAGCGCTTGCTGGTACTGGGCCATCCGGGGAAACTAGCCAAGCTTGCAGATGGGAACTGGGATACTCATTCATCGCGATCTCGGAGCGCCGTGGGATTTGTTGTAAGCCTCGGTGAGAAGCTCTTCGGCCAACCCATGGGCGAAAGGCCCCCGACGGTTGAGGGCATCTTCTCAGCCCTTTCGGAGGGCGAGCGAAAATTCTTAGCGAGCGAACTGGCCCGCTTGATAGGTGAGGCCGTGTCCGAACGAACCAGAGAGCGATTCATCATTGCGGTAGTGCTGGTCAATCTTCGCGGGGAAATACTTGGGCAGCACGGAGACCTCGAAACGTGGCAATGA
- the cobD gene encoding cobalamin biosynthesis protein CobD has protein sequence MALEYQILLALALDIVLGDPRWLPHPVKFIGRFAILLEQPLRRIAKNPRLAGIATAASVILVTAGLTYGIVRLAAIVHPAFGEAVSVWIIYTGLAARDMIDHSVEVWKALAAGDLDEARIKVGMICGRDTEALDSSGVIRATVESVSENMVDGVTAPLFFAVIGGPVGIMAYKAVSTLDSTFGYKNERYREFGWASAKLDDVAAFVPSRLTAILVPIAALILRQRALNSLRVFLRDRNKHPSPNAGQSEAAMAGALGLRLGGLSHYQGKPSNKPELGDPLVGPEPYHIRTANSMMLVTSGITLLAFLVLRLLLVQAWSGTV, from the coding sequence ATGGCGCTGGAATACCAGATCCTGCTCGCCTTGGCCCTTGATATTGTCCTGGGCGACCCGCGTTGGTTGCCGCATCCTGTTAAATTTATCGGGCGATTCGCCATTTTGCTGGAACAGCCCCTCCGCAGGATAGCAAAGAACCCCCGGCTTGCAGGCATCGCAACAGCGGCCTCGGTAATTCTTGTGACCGCGGGATTGACCTACGGCATAGTGCGCCTGGCCGCGATTGTGCACCCTGCATTCGGTGAGGCTGTATCCGTATGGATCATTTACACGGGTCTGGCCGCACGGGACATGATCGACCACAGCGTCGAGGTCTGGAAAGCCCTCGCTGCGGGGGATCTCGACGAAGCAAGAATCAAGGTCGGGATGATTTGCGGCCGTGATACCGAGGCTCTTGACTCCAGCGGCGTCATCCGTGCCACAGTGGAAAGTGTTTCGGAGAACATGGTGGACGGTGTGACGGCCCCGTTGTTTTTCGCGGTCATCGGAGGCCCGGTTGGAATTATGGCCTACAAGGCCGTGAGCACGCTTGATTCCACCTTCGGGTATAAGAACGAGAGGTATCGGGAATTCGGATGGGCATCGGCAAAGCTGGACGATGTGGCCGCGTTTGTTCCCAGCAGGCTTACGGCCATTCTGGTCCCGATCGCGGCTTTGATTCTCAGGCAACGGGCTTTGAATTCGCTGAGGGTATTCCTTCGCGACCGAAACAAACACCCGAGCCCAAACGCGGGCCAATCGGAAGCAGCGATGGCCGGCGCACTGGGCCTGCGTCTGGGAGGTCTCAGTCATTATCAGGGGAAACCATCCAACAAGCCTGAATTGGGTGACCCGCTGGTAGGTCCCGAGCCGTACCATATCAGGACTGCCAATTCCATGATGCTGGTGACCTCTGGCATCACGCTGCTGGCCTTTTTGGTCTTGCGCCTCCTTCTGGTTCAGGCATGGAGTGGAACCGTTTGA